The region ATGGCGATGGAAGCCCGCGACCCGCCGATATCCGTGGACCCTTCGAGCATGTTGATGGTGCCGTCGGGATTGATGCTGACGGATATGGCCGACCGGCCGCCGTTGAAGTTGAACCAGTAACCGGAAGCAACGCCCCGGCCGCGGACCTTGCCGTTCGCCGATTTTTCGAGGGACGACCGGTAGTGTTCGCTGTCGAGCGCGGCTTCCGTGGTCTCGATACAGCCGATGACCGGATGCACGGGACCGTCGGCCCGGCGGGTGCCTTCCTTCGCTCCGTTCTTGATCCGGAACTCGAGTGGATCAACGCCGAGCTTCTCGCAGATTTCGTCCACGACGGTTTCGGTGGCGTAGGCCGCGTTGGTGGCGCCCGGCGCCCGGTAGGCGTTCGTCTTGGGCTTGTTCACGCACACGTCGTACCCGTCGATCTGGACGTTGGGTATGTCGTAGGGCGTGAAGATGCAGCCCGCGCCCGCGCCGACCGGCGAGCCGGGGTAGGCACCGGCCTCGTACGCCATGTAGGCCGTGGCGGCCGTGAGCCGGCCGTCGCTGGTGGCGCCCATCTTGACCTTGAGGTAGGAACCCGGCGTGGGGCCCGTTCCCTCGAAGACCTCGTCGCGCGTCATCGTCATCTTCACGGGATGCCCGGTCTTCTTCGACAACAGTGCGGCGACCGGGTCCAGGTAGACGGAAATCTTGCCGCCGAATCCGCCGCCGATCTCCAGGGGCACGATCTTGACCTTCGAGATAGGCATCTGGAGGATTTCGGCCATCTGGTCCCGCACCGAGAAGGCGCCCTGCGTGCTCGTCCAGATGGTGAGCTGGCCTTCTTCGTTCCAGAGGGCCGTGGCGTTATGGGTCTCGATGTAGCCCTGGTGGACGGTCTGGGTCGTGAACTCCCGCTCGATCACCACGTCGGCTTCCGCGAAACCGCCGTCCGGTTCGCCCATCTTGTGCTGGAAGTGGTTGGCGATATTGCTGACCTTGTCCGTCTCCTCGCCCATGGACGTGGTTTTCATGTCCTCGTGCAGGATCGGGGCGCCGTCCTCCATGGCCTCCAGCACGCCCGTCACGTGGGGCAGCACTTCGTATTCCACGTCGATCAGCTCCACCGCTTCCTGGGCCACGTGAAGATTTACCGCGGCCACGCCGGCAACGGCATGGCCCTTATAAAGCACCTTGCCATAGGCCAGCACGTTGTTGCTGGCGTCGCGCAGGTTGACGATCGCCTCGCCCAGGTCGGCGAGCTTGTCCGCGATCTGCGGCAGGTCCTGGGCGGTGACGACCGCACGCACGCCCGGATGGGCCTCCGCTCTGCTCGTATCGATACTCTTGATGCGCGCGTGGGGATGGGGACTGCGCTTGATCGCGCCGTAGAGCAGTCCCGTAAGCTGGATATCGGCGCCGTAGATCGCCCGGCCGGTGACCTTGTCCACCCCGTCGTGGCGAATCGGACGGGTTCCGATGACCTTATGTCCGTTTTGTGACACGTCTCTTACCTCCGTTAAGTCATTTCCTTCTGATCATTTCAGATCGTGATCATTTCAAGTCGCGCAAGATCGTTTCTTGTCGCGTTCCGGCATCCTGTTCAAGAACCGCCCGGTCAGGCACCGTTCCTGGCGTCAAGGACCGCGCGGACGATCTTGTCGTATCCCGTGCAGCGGCACAGGTTGCCGGCCAGCCAGTAGCGCACCTCGTCTTCCGTGGGGTTCGGGTTCTCGTCCAGCAGCGCCTTGGCGGAAACGATGAATCCGGGCGTGCAGATTCCGCACTGCAGGGCCGCGTGTTCAAGGAACTTCTGCTGCAGCGGATGCAGGTTGGCGGCGGCCCCGATGCCTTCGATGGTCGTGATCTCGCATCCGTCGGCTTCGACGCCCAGCACGCAGCAGGAGTTGACTAGCCTGCCGTCCATGATCACGTTGCACGCCCCGCAGTTGCCGTTGTTGCACCCTTCCTTGGCGCCGGTGAGATCCAGGTCGTCGCGGAGCACTTCGAGCAGGCTGTTGCGCGGTTCACAGAGGAAATCGACTGCTTCTCCGTTTATGGTGGTCTGTACATGTACTTTTTTCGACATCGACGGCTACTCCTTGGCTCGTTGAACTGCGCCTTCCACAACCCGGCGCGTCAATACGCTGGTCAGATGCTTACGATACTCGGCGGTGCCCCGCATGTCGCTGATGGGCCGGGCCGCGTCGCGGGCGATGTCGGCCGCCCGCCGGATCGCTTCGTCGGACACGGGCTGTCCGGCCAAGGCCTCGCCGGCCTCCCGCACGAAGAGCGGCGTAGGGGCCACGGCGCCGACGGCGATGCGCGCCGACACGAATGAGGACTGGTCCCCGCTGAGCACGACGGACGCACCGACGCCGACCACGGCGATGTCCATCTCGTTGCGGGGGATGAACCGCCGGTAGAAGGCACCTGAGTTCGGTACCGGCGCGGGGAAATGGAGCGACACCAGGAACTCGCCGTCCTCAAGCACGGTGCGGCCGGGCGCCGTGCAGAAGTCTTCCACGGCCACTTTCCGCGTTCCGTTGGGACCGGCGATCTCCGCCTCGCCGCCCAGGACGATCATGGGGGGGATCGTATCGCCTGCCGGGGATGCGTTGCATAGGTTCCCGCCCAGGCTGGCCCTGCCCTGGATCCCCGTGCCGCCCACCAGTCTGGCCGCGTCCATGAGTCCCGGGTAGGCCGCGTCGATTTCCGCGTCTCCGTAGATCCGGTAGCAGGGCACGGCCGCCCCGATCGTGAGGCCCGTCGCGGCGTCGTAGGACAATGCGTTCAGTTCCGCGATCTTCTTGACGTCCACCACGAGGTCGGTACGCCTGCGGTTCTCCCGGAGCTGCACGATCAGGTCCGTGCCGCCCGCGAGCACACAGGCGTTTTTCCCGTGATCGCTGAGCATCACCACCGCATCGGCCACACTTTCAGGCGTGGCGTAGTCGAATGCGTGCAAGACACACTCCTTTGCTGTTAACCTTGAAATGTTGACTGCGAAATAGAAATAGCCGTAAAACCGGACACCCGGATAAACGCGGGCTCAGCCGGCGAAAATCCAAAACACGATCTACATACATTAGGTCGTGCAAAATAACGTGTCAAGCGGGAAAGAAACACGGTTCCCAAAATATCGCGGCGGGTGCGAATCTATGCCATTTCGCCCGGATTGAGCCTACCCTGAATCTAGGACAATTCGCCCAGTTTGAGGCGTCCCTCGAGATCGTCCACGAACTGCCGCGCCACCCTGCCGGAACGCCCGCTGGCGCGCTGAAGCCACCGGAGGGATTCCCGTCTCAGCAATTCCGCGTCCATGTCGAGGCCGCGCTGATCGACGAGATGGCGGACGATCCGGAAATAGGTGTCCTGGGTAATCCGGTAGAAACCGATGGACAGGCCGAAACGGTCGCTCAGCGACACCTTCTCCTCCACGGTTTCCTGGGGATGGATTTCATCGTCGTCCGGGCTGAACCGCAACGTGTTGTCGGCAAGCTTTTCAGGCATCAGGTGCCTGCGGTTCGACGTGGCGTAGACGAGCACGTTGTCGGGCCGGGCGGAAAGGCTGCCTTCGAGGAGCGCC is a window of Gemmatimonadota bacterium DNA encoding:
- a CDS encoding xanthine dehydrogenase family protein molybdopterin-binding subunit, translating into MSQNGHKVIGTRPIRHDGVDKVTGRAIYGADIQLTGLLYGAIKRSPHPHARIKSIDTSRAEAHPGVRAVVTAQDLPQIADKLADLGEAIVNLRDASNNVLAYGKVLYKGHAVAGVAAVNLHVAQEAVELIDVEYEVLPHVTGVLEAMEDGAPILHEDMKTTSMGEETDKVSNIANHFQHKMGEPDGGFAEADVVIEREFTTQTVHQGYIETHNATALWNEEGQLTIWTSTQGAFSVRDQMAEILQMPISKVKIVPLEIGGGFGGKISVYLDPVAALLSKKTGHPVKMTMTRDEVFEGTGPTPGSYLKVKMGATSDGRLTAATAYMAYEAGAYPGSPVGAGAGCIFTPYDIPNVQIDGYDVCVNKPKTNAYRAPGATNAAYATETVVDEICEKLGVDPLEFRIKNGAKEGTRRADGPVHPVIGCIETTEAALDSEHYRSSLEKSANGKVRGRGVASGYWFNFNGGRSAISVSINPDGTINMLEGSTDIGGSRASIAMQLAETIGLEATDIKPYVVDTDSIGYTDVTGGSRTTFGTGYAAHATGQALIREMKERASKLWDVPADAIDFADGVFSYRDDAEKRGTFKELASQAGDAGGPVVAQVSTNPDGSGGGAFATHVVDVEVDRETGKVDILRYTAVQDAGTAIHPSYVEGQMQGGVVQGIGWGLNEEYIYNDAGSMTNASFLDYRMPTTLDLPMIETIIVEVPNESHPYGVRGVGEVPIVPPPAALANAIYDATGVRLRDLPMSPPRVQQALAENGG
- a CDS encoding (2Fe-2S)-binding protein → MSKKVHVQTTINGEAVDFLCEPRNSLLEVLRDDLDLTGAKEGCNNGNCGACNVIMDGRLVNSCCVLGVEADGCEITTIEGIGAAANLHPLQQKFLEHAALQCGICTPGFIVSAKALLDENPNPTEDEVRYWLAGNLCRCTGYDKIVRAVLDARNGA
- a CDS encoding xanthine dehydrogenase family protein subunit M, encoding MHAFDYATPESVADAVVMLSDHGKNACVLAGGTDLIVQLRENRRRTDLVVDVKKIAELNALSYDAATGLTIGAAVPCYRIYGDAEIDAAYPGLMDAARLVGGTGIQGRASLGGNLCNASPAGDTIPPMIVLGGEAEIAGPNGTRKVAVEDFCTAPGRTVLEDGEFLVSLHFPAPVPNSGAFYRRFIPRNEMDIAVVGVGASVVLSGDQSSFVSARIAVGAVAPTPLFVREAGEALAGQPVSDEAIRRAADIARDAARPISDMRGTAEYRKHLTSVLTRRVVEGAVQRAKE